In Gorilla gorilla gorilla isolate KB3781 chromosome 12, NHGRI_mGorGor1-v2.1_pri, whole genome shotgun sequence, the following are encoded in one genomic region:
- the MITD1 gene encoding MIT domain-containing protein 1 isoform X3 has protein sequence MDRAENIKKYLDQEKEDGKYHKQIKIEENATGFSYESLFREYLNETVTEVWIEDPYIRHTHQLYNFLRFCEMLIKRPCKVKTIHLLTSLDEGIEQVQQSRGLQEIEESLRSHGVLLEVQYSSSIHDREIRFNNGWMIKIGRGLDYFKKPQSRFSLGYCDFDLRPCHETTVDIFHKKHTKNI, from the exons ATGGACAGAGCGGAAAACATAAAGAAGTACTTGGACCAAGAAAAAGAAG ATGGAAAATATcacaagcaaattaaaatagaagagaatgcAACAGGTTTCAGTTATGAGTCACTTTTTCGCGAATACCTTAATGAGACAGTTACAGAAGTTTGGATAGAAGATCCTTATATTAGACATACTCATCAG CTGTATAACTTTCTTCGATTTTGTGAGATGCTTATTAAGAGACCATGTAAAGTAAAAACTATTCACCTTCTCACCTCTCTGGATGAA gGCATTGAGCAAGTGCAGCAAAGTAGAGGCCTGCAAGAAATAGAAGAGTCACTCAGGAGTCATGGAGTGCTGTTAGAAGTTCAATACTCTTCTTCAATACATGACCGAGAAATTAG GTTCAACAATGGATGGATGATTAAGATTGGAAGGGGACTTGATTATTTTAAGAAACCACAG aGTCGTTTTTCCCTTGgatattgtgattttgatttaagACCATGTCATGAAACAACAGTGGACATTTTTCATAAGAAgcatacaaaaaatatatga
- the MITD1 gene encoding MIT domain-containing protein 1 isoform X2: MTTSRKRSRPAQLHPGLRRRRTSRIMAKSGLRQDPQSTAAATVLKRAVELDSESRYPQALVCYQEGIDLLLQVLKGTKDNTKRCNLREKISKYMDRAENIKKYLDQEKEDGKYHKQIKIEENATGFSYESLFREYLNETVTEVWIEDPYIRHTHQGIEQVQQSRGLQEIEESLRSHGVLLEVQYSSSIHDREIRFNNGWMIKIGRGLDYFKKPQSRFSLGYCDFDLRPCHETTVDIFHKKHTKNI, from the exons ATGACCACTTCCCGGAAGCGCAGCAGACCCGCTCAACTTCATCCTGGGTTGAGGCGGAGGAGAACTTCCAGAATTATGGCGAAGTCCGGGCTGAGGCAGGACCCGCAGAGCACAGCTGCAGCCACTGTGCTAAAGCGGGCAGTAGAACTAGATTCGGAGTCGCGGTATCCGCAGGCTCTGGTGTGTTACCAAGAGGGGATTGATCTGCTCCTGCAGGTTCTGAAAG gtACCAAAGATAATACTAAGAGATGTAATCTCAGAGAAAAAATTTCCAAATACATGGACAGAGCGGAAAACATAAAGAAGTACTTGGACCAAGAAAAAGAAG ATGGAAAATATcacaagcaaattaaaatagaagagaatgcAACAGGTTTCAGTTATGAGTCACTTTTTCGCGAATACCTTAATGAGACAGTTACAGAAGTTTGGATAGAAGATCCTTATATTAGACATACTCATCAG gGCATTGAGCAAGTGCAGCAAAGTAGAGGCCTGCAAGAAATAGAAGAGTCACTCAGGAGTCATGGAGTGCTGTTAGAAGTTCAATACTCTTCTTCAATACATGACCGAGAAATTAG GTTCAACAATGGATGGATGATTAAGATTGGAAGGGGACTTGATTATTTTAAGAAACCACAG aGTCGTTTTTCCCTTGgatattgtgattttgatttaagACCATGTCATGAAACAACAGTGGACATTTTTCATAAGAAgcatacaaaaaatatatga
- the MITD1 gene encoding MIT domain-containing protein 1 isoform X1, with protein sequence MTTSRKRSRPAQLHPGLRRRRTSRIMAKSGLRQDPQSTAAATVLKRAVELDSESRYPQALVCYQEGIDLLLQVLKGTKDNTKRCNLREKISKYMDRAENIKKYLDQEKEDGKYHKQIKIEENATGFSYESLFREYLNETVTEVWIEDPYIRHTHQLYNFLRFCEMLIKRPCKVKTIHLLTSLDEGIEQVQQSRGLQEIEESLRSHGVLLEVQYSSSIHDREIRFNNGWMIKIGRGLDYFKKPQSRFSLGYCDFDLRPCHETTVDIFHKKHTKNI encoded by the exons ATGACCACTTCCCGGAAGCGCAGCAGACCCGCTCAACTTCATCCTGGGTTGAGGCGGAGGAGAACTTCCAGAATTATGGCGAAGTCCGGGCTGAGGCAGGACCCGCAGAGCACAGCTGCAGCCACTGTGCTAAAGCGGGCAGTAGAACTAGATTCGGAGTCGCGGTATCCGCAGGCTCTGGTGTGTTACCAAGAGGGGATTGATCTGCTCCTGCAGGTTCTGAAAG gtACCAAAGATAATACTAAGAGATGTAATCTCAGAGAAAAAATTTCCAAATACATGGACAGAGCGGAAAACATAAAGAAGTACTTGGACCAAGAAAAAGAAG ATGGAAAATATcacaagcaaattaaaatagaagagaatgcAACAGGTTTCAGTTATGAGTCACTTTTTCGCGAATACCTTAATGAGACAGTTACAGAAGTTTGGATAGAAGATCCTTATATTAGACATACTCATCAG CTGTATAACTTTCTTCGATTTTGTGAGATGCTTATTAAGAGACCATGTAAAGTAAAAACTATTCACCTTCTCACCTCTCTGGATGAA gGCATTGAGCAAGTGCAGCAAAGTAGAGGCCTGCAAGAAATAGAAGAGTCACTCAGGAGTCATGGAGTGCTGTTAGAAGTTCAATACTCTTCTTCAATACATGACCGAGAAATTAG GTTCAACAATGGATGGATGATTAAGATTGGAAGGGGACTTGATTATTTTAAGAAACCACAG aGTCGTTTTTCCCTTGgatattgtgattttgatttaagACCATGTCATGAAACAACAGTGGACATTTTTCATAAGAAgcatacaaaaaatatatga